The Nostoc sp. PCC 7524 nucleotide sequence GCGGGCAATTGATAAGCTACGCGCTCGGACTAGACAACTCAAACTTGTGGAAAAATGGGGACAAACAATGACGAATGAAGCAACACTAGAGCCAACGCCTGTTGAACAGGCAAGTTTTGCAGAGCGTTCCGGGCGAATTTACAATGCTTTAGCGCAACTACCCGAAAAGCAACGCCAAGTCATTGAACTAGCTTATAACCAAGGGTTAAGTCAGTCAGAAATTGCTCAAAAAGAATTTTTGAGTCTCCCATAAGTTTATCAAGTTATCCCTACACCCTACCCTACACCCTCTGACTTTTCCACATCCCGTGAAAAGTCAGGGTGAGGCTTGAGGTTGCAGATATATAACTATTATTGAGTTCTGAAAAAATATGATCAGTCATTTCCAATTCGCAATTACCAATGGACGTTAGTCCATTGCGAATTGCGAATTGTTAGGTCAGGTTCTCATACCCCAAGCTGTATACAATGAAACAACAGTTTTAGGTTTTCCAGGTTCATAATTTGTCTTACAAGCAGTTGCTGCTGGATGGTTACAAGTTATGGCTGTTTCCAATACAGCAATTATCTGACTATATTTTTGTTATTTAAACTAAATACACAAGTTGTAAGGCAGGCTGGAGAATGTGTAGAGTAATCTGGTAAAAAGATGAATGTTATAAAGTTATTAAATGTTTTATAAAAATCTGCATTTATTGAATTATATCAAACCCAAATTAACAGTTAGTTCAATTGCCTTTTCAAAGGTAATACCTTGTTTCGTCGCAATATATAACAGTGCTATGACTGCTGAACGGATAGAATCGTCACAATGAATCAAAGCAGGTTTGGGTAATTCATGGATTGTTTTTAAGACCTGGAGTGTGGTTTGATGGTTAATATCTTCGACTTTGATAGGAAAATTGATATAGCGTAGTCCTAAGAATTCTAGCTTCTGTTTTTCATCATCTAATACATTCTTTTCATCAGGCGATCGCAGATTCATTACCGACTTATAACCATCAGCAATTATTTGTGAAAATTGATCTGGGGTAATTTGTCCGGCGATGGCTAATTCATTGTTAATTTTTCTGACGATATCCATATCACCACCTTGCTAATCGTGAGTTATCAGGTTTATAGATAACTCCAATAGTCAGAATTCAGGATGAAGGAATTAGCACCCACACAAAAATATTTATTTGATGAATGAAATGTTTAGTTATCCTATCTCCTGAATTCTCACTACCAAGTTGTACTTTCAGTAACCTACAGTAGATTGCGAGTAAATTAGATACAAGTTTTAAGAACAAAAACATATATTAAGAGAGTTTCAACACTGTTCCCTGTCACCTGTTCCATTTGCCCTGCTGTAAGTTGTTGCTGATACCTATTCAAAAATCTTGTTTTTTAGCAGGCTCACCCTCATAAGGTTGAACTCCTGTTGCGGGATAGTCATCATCTCTTACACCAAAAATTCTTGCGACTGCACCTGAGATATAGTTAATTACTTGCATACCTAGGTTGGGAATTGTTTGGATTTTTTGACGGAAATTATTAGAAGTAGTCATAAATTTTGCTCCTGATAAGTTTGATTTTAAACACCGATTGAGTGAGAATCATTTTCTGAGGGTAAACAGTTATCTGATAACTGTATTTCTGGAATATTCCAACATTTTTCTAGAGATTGAATTATGTCATAA carries:
- a CDS encoding beta-lactamase hydrolase domain-containing protein — encoded protein: MDIVRKINNELAIAGQITPDQFSQIIADGYKSVMNLRSPDEKNVLDDEKQKLEFLGLRYINFPIKVEDINHQTTLQVLKTIHELPKPALIHCDDSIRSAVIALLYIATKQGITFEKAIELTVNLGLI